One segment of Meriones unguiculatus strain TT.TT164.6M chromosome X, Bangor_MerUng_6.1, whole genome shotgun sequence DNA contains the following:
- the Cysltr1 gene encoding cysteinyl leukotriene receptor 1 yields the protein MDAAENVTVSSISNNTCHNTIDEFRNQVYSTMYSMISVVGFFGNGFVLYVLIKTYHEKSAFQVYMINLAIADLLCVCTLPFRVIYYVHKGKWLFGDILCRLTTYALYVNLYCSIFFMTAMSFFRCVAIVFPVQNINLVTQKKARLVCVGIWIFVILTSSPFLMYKSYQDEKNNTKCFEPPRDNQAKKYVLVLHYVSLFFGFIIPFVIIIVCYTMIILTLLKNSMKKNLPSRRKAIGMIIVVTAAFLISFMPYHIQRTIHLQFLHSETRPCDSVLRMQKSVVITLSLAASNCCFDPLLYFFSGGNFRRRLSTFRKHSLSSMTYMPKKKASLPEKGDEISKE from the coding sequence ATGGATGCAGCTGAAAATGTGACAGTATCTTCTATCAGTAACAACACATGCCATAACACAATTGATGAGTTCCGCAATCAAGTGTACTCCACAATGTACTCTATGATATCTGTTGTAGGTTTCTTCGGCAACGGCTTCGTGCTCTATGTCCTCATAAAAACATATCATGAGAAGTCAGCCTTCCAAGTATACATGATTAATCTAGCTATAGCAGATCTACTCTGTGTATGCACATTGCCTTTTCGTGTGATCTATTATGTTCATAAAGGCAAGTGGCTCTTTGGTGACATTTTGTGCCGCCTCACCACCTATGCCTTATATGTTAACCTCTATTGTAGCATCTTCTTTATGACAGCCATGAGCTTTTTCCGGTGTGTTGCAATTGTTTTTCCAGTCCAGAACATTAATTTGGTTACACAAAAAAAAGCTAGGTTGGTGTGTGTTGGAATTTGGATTTTTGTGATTTTGACTAGTTCCCCATTTTTAATGTACAAATCTTACCAAGACGAGAAAAACAATACTAAATGCTTTGAGCCTCCCCGGGACAATCAAGCTAAAAAATATGTTTTGGTCTTGCATTATGtgtcattattctttggtttCATCATTCCCTTTGTCATCATAATCGTCTGTTACACTATGATCATTCTGACCTTACTAAAAAATTCAATGAAGAAAAATCTACCAAGTCGTAGAAAGGCTATAGGAATGATCATAGTTGTGACAGCTGCCTTTTTAATCAGCTTCATGCCATATCATATTCAAAGAACTATCCACCTTCAGTTTTTACACAGTGAAACCAGACCCTGTGACTCTGTCCTTAGGATGCAGAAGTCAGTGGTCATAACCTTATCTCTAGCTGCATCAAATTGTTGCTTTGACCCTCTGCTGTATTTCTTTTCAGGTGGAAACTTTAGGAGAAGGCTGTCTACATTTAGAAAGCATTCTTTGTCCAGTATGACTTACATGCCCAAGAAGAAAGCTTCCTTGCCAGAAAAAGGAGACGAAATCAGTAAAGAATAA